One window from the genome of Pseudobdellovibrionaceae bacterium encodes:
- the tsaB gene encoding tRNA (adenosine(37)-N6)-threonylcarbamoyltransferase complex dimerization subunit type 1 TsaB, with product MHLLCIETSTTQGEIALFHNQNLIALSTWDKEYTHSEILTVKYQELLAQNHFEPQLLTDILVSYGPGSFTGLRVGLNFAKSLGYSYQLPIYLSPSFRGVLAPKTLHLLQQVLILRPALQNRFYVAQYFLDTSHTIVEKVLPETLTLAQIEERFKDVERLNVQGPRQLVTATAWSEGFAQKVNFVSEPERFNYCLNHLHYFTHEKDLIKLEKSDWKNAYPLYIRASEAEEKMKLGDLKVHKKRTL from the coding sequence GTGCACCTACTCTGCATTGAAACCAGTACCACTCAAGGGGAAATCGCCCTTTTTCATAACCAAAACCTTATCGCCCTAAGTACTTGGGATAAGGAATACACACACAGCGAAATCCTCACCGTAAAATATCAAGAGCTGCTAGCACAAAATCATTTTGAGCCCCAACTCTTAACAGATATTTTGGTGTCTTATGGGCCAGGAAGCTTTACTGGTCTACGTGTAGGTTTAAACTTTGCTAAAAGTCTAGGATACAGTTATCAACTCCCCATTTACTTAAGCCCTAGTTTTAGAGGCGTGCTGGCTCCTAAAACCTTACACCTACTTCAACAGGTTCTAATACTTCGTCCTGCTCTACAAAATAGATTTTATGTAGCCCAATACTTTTTAGACACATCCCATACTATTGTTGAGAAAGTGTTGCCAGAGACTCTCACCCTCGCTCAGATCGAGGAGAGGTTTAAAGATGTTGAAAGATTAAACGTACAAGGTCCTAGACAGCTTGTCACAGCAACTGCGTGGTCAGAAGGGTTTGCCCAAAAGGTGAATTTTGTATCTGAGCCCGAAAGATTTAATTATTGTCTAAATCATTTACACTACTTTACTCATGAAAAGGATCTCATCAAATTAGAAAAAAGTGACTGGAAGAATGCTTATCCACTTTATATTCGAGCCTCAGAAGCCGAAGAGAAGATGAAATTAGGCGACTTAAAAGTACATAAAAAAAGGACACTATGA
- the rseP gene encoding RIP metalloprotease RseP, translating into MEYILYLLNTFGPFCLLLGFLIFFHELGHFAVARYFGVRVEVFSIGFGKTLLKFKRGDTEYRLALFPLGGFVKMYGDNPTAEVPETEKKYSFIHQPVWPRIAIVLAGPIANLILAFVIFFVIGLSGETQVASTLGDIKPDSVAYNSGLRSGDQVLKVNQQEVKSFEQLENEIAKYPNQDVTLTVLRDSVEMTATAPTSMQENPNILSTKSQIPQIEGLTMYSAASNISFDKNSLWAQAGLRPLDKVESINGIETPTLRDLHKVLGQLNEGEAMTIVASRISNNFEAPHETQDPAPKVTEAPASKNAANTPVKVTAQATYNKELSKLDDTELYLGHIQPNSPAEKAGLRVGDKILQINDTPIAKWDSLLNLVKNYDESQGELKVTFLRNFEEQEIKVVPLMKSMMNAKAQEERRPIIGIVPGLFLQLPAQVSVPAGGVLASLRYSGAQTNKWTVWTINSIKKVIFGEVSHKNLGGLFTIGQVASQSFKVGWTYFLQMMGIISINLFLLNLIPIPVLDGGHLLFFSIEALRGKPVSPQKMEIAFLFGFVVLASLMGFTLFNDIQRIFFSGW; encoded by the coding sequence ATGGAATACATCTTATACTTGTTAAATACTTTTGGTCCCTTTTGTTTATTGTTAGGCTTTTTGATTTTTTTTCATGAGCTGGGTCACTTCGCGGTAGCTCGCTACTTTGGCGTTCGTGTTGAAGTCTTCTCGATTGGCTTTGGAAAGACTCTTTTAAAGTTCAAACGTGGAGATACAGAATATCGTCTTGCTCTCTTCCCCCTTGGTGGATTTGTGAAGATGTATGGGGATAATCCTACTGCTGAAGTTCCTGAAACGGAAAAAAAATACTCTTTTATCCATCAACCTGTTTGGCCGCGCATTGCGATTGTCCTTGCTGGACCCATTGCTAATCTTATTTTAGCTTTTGTGATTTTCTTTGTGATCGGTTTATCTGGTGAGACTCAAGTGGCTTCTACACTTGGAGACATCAAACCTGATTCTGTAGCTTACAATTCAGGACTGCGCTCTGGCGACCAGGTGCTTAAGGTCAATCAACAAGAGGTCAAATCTTTTGAGCAACTTGAAAATGAAATTGCCAAGTACCCAAATCAAGATGTCACTCTGACAGTGCTGCGTGACTCTGTGGAAATGACAGCCACGGCCCCCACCTCCATGCAAGAGAACCCCAATATTTTAAGCACCAAAAGCCAGATTCCTCAGATCGAAGGTCTGACTATGTATTCTGCCGCTTCCAATATCAGCTTTGATAAAAATTCGTTGTGGGCACAAGCAGGACTTAGGCCTTTGGATAAAGTGGAGTCCATCAACGGAATAGAAACTCCCACTCTACGTGACCTACACAAAGTCTTGGGCCAATTGAATGAAGGCGAAGCCATGACCATTGTGGCCTCACGTATCAGTAATAATTTTGAAGCCCCTCACGAAACACAAGACCCTGCACCGAAAGTGACTGAGGCACCAGCAAGTAAAAATGCGGCCAACACACCTGTAAAGGTCACTGCCCAAGCCACTTACAATAAAGAGCTGAGTAAACTGGACGACACAGAACTTTACTTAGGACATATTCAACCTAACTCGCCTGCAGAAAAAGCTGGACTGAGAGTGGGTGATAAAATTCTACAAATCAATGACACTCCTATAGCAAAGTGGGACTCGCTTTTAAACTTAGTGAAAAACTATGATGAATCCCAAGGTGAGCTTAAAGTGACATTTCTACGGAACTTTGAAGAGCAAGAAATCAAAGTGGTTCCTCTTATGAAGTCTATGATGAATGCCAAAGCTCAAGAAGAACGACGCCCTATCATTGGTATTGTGCCAGGACTTTTCCTACAACTTCCCGCACAAGTCAGTGTTCCTGCTGGTGGGGTTTTGGCCTCTCTACGTTACTCTGGGGCCCAAACCAACAAATGGACTGTCTGGACCATTAACAGTATCAAAAAAGTGATTTTTGGAGAGGTCTCGCATAAAAATTTAGGTGGCCTTTTCACCATTGGACAAGTGGCAAGTCAAAGCTTTAAAGTGGGCTGGACTTATTTCCTACAGATGATGGGCATTATTTCTATTAACTTATTTTTGCTTAACCTTATTCCCATCCCTGTACTTGATGGTGGACACCTGCTTTTCTTCTCTATTGAAGCCTTGCGCGGAAAACCTGTTAGTCCACAAAAAATGGAAATTGCGTTCTTATTTGGTTTTGTAGTTTTAGCCTCACTGATGGGATTTACTTTATTTAACGACATCCAACGCATCTTCTTCTCGGGGTGGTAA
- the priA gene encoding primosomal protein N', which produces MNQIQPRRRYYELAVNAPISKTFTYHYDSEQVLSPGLMVKAPFGSRKVNAVILKEVPSQDIDFTTKSIDVDLEAPVMLSTPMLQWGKWLSEYYVYPLGQVLNHFFPTVKRKERAPSAKPSSTETPLNLTDEQQTVFDSIYKQINSFNVHLVHGITGSGKTEIYLQLIDKVMAEGKQALVLVPEISLTPQLEDRFKRRFGESQVAVVHSQITPRKKTDAWYDISEHNKSILIGARSALFSNFKNLGIIIVDEEHDSSFKQDEKLKYNGKDAAIMLAKLLNLPIILGSATPSLESWNQALEKKFQLHTLKDRVFKQAMPKVEILDLRQSEAYPGQEFWYTKALHEKITKHLNNDHQVALFLNRRGLAQTIQCLDCGQKLDCPNCDISLTLHHKHDLLCHYCGYHEKKPLRCPHCQSEKLLDLGLGTEKVQNVLQELFPEKKIVRADRDSIENRADMEEFIKTAEAHEAHILIGTQMIAKGLDFPKLAFVGVILADVGLNIPDFRASERVFQLITQVSGRAGRRKELDGEVLVQSFSPEHSVFKWAQESSFEGFSQEELTERNLFLYPPFSRLSCLRVQTAEKETGLLACQWVSQKIEALKQKHPEYTTLEILGPTPAPIQKIKNQYRHLFLLKSSKPLLAQKLFAQLTHTSDGLPAKTKLSLDVDPLNML; this is translated from the coding sequence TTGAACCAAATTCAGCCCCGTCGAAGGTACTATGAATTGGCCGTCAATGCGCCAATTTCAAAAACCTTCACTTATCATTACGACTCCGAACAGGTCTTATCACCTGGCCTTATGGTTAAGGCTCCGTTTGGATCACGTAAAGTGAACGCAGTGATTTTAAAAGAAGTTCCATCACAAGACATTGATTTTACCACAAAATCTATTGATGTAGACCTAGAGGCCCCAGTCATGCTTTCCACTCCCATGCTTCAATGGGGAAAGTGGCTGAGCGAATACTATGTGTATCCTTTAGGACAAGTGCTAAATCACTTTTTCCCCACGGTTAAAAGAAAAGAACGAGCACCCTCTGCTAAACCCTCCTCCACCGAGACACCTCTGAATCTTACAGATGAACAACAAACCGTATTTGATTCTATATACAAACAAATAAATTCATTTAATGTACATTTGGTTCACGGCATCACGGGCTCTGGAAAAACCGAGATTTACTTGCAGTTGATCGATAAGGTGATGGCTGAAGGCAAACAAGCGCTGGTGCTTGTACCAGAAATTTCTTTAACTCCTCAGCTTGAAGATCGTTTCAAAAGACGCTTTGGTGAATCGCAAGTGGCCGTCGTACATTCACAGATCACCCCACGCAAAAAAACAGACGCATGGTATGACATCTCTGAACATAATAAATCTATTTTAATTGGGGCGCGATCTGCACTTTTTTCTAATTTCAAAAATTTAGGCATCATCATTGTTGATGAAGAGCATGACTCCAGTTTCAAGCAGGACGAAAAACTAAAGTATAATGGAAAAGATGCCGCGATTATGCTCGCCAAATTGCTGAACCTTCCTATCATTTTAGGGTCTGCCACACCTTCACTAGAAAGCTGGAACCAAGCACTTGAAAAAAAGTTCCAACTTCATACCCTTAAGGATCGTGTCTTTAAACAGGCCATGCCCAAAGTGGAAATCCTTGATCTTAGACAGTCCGAAGCCTACCCTGGGCAAGAGTTTTGGTACACAAAAGCCTTACACGAGAAGATTACAAAACATCTTAATAACGATCATCAAGTCGCATTATTTTTAAATCGTCGCGGACTCGCTCAAACCATTCAGTGTCTAGATTGTGGCCAAAAATTAGACTGTCCCAATTGTGACATCAGTTTGACTCTACACCATAAACACGATCTGCTGTGCCACTACTGCGGTTATCATGAAAAAAAACCTCTTCGCTGTCCTCACTGTCAGTCTGAAAAACTTTTAGATTTAGGGTTGGGCACAGAAAAAGTACAAAACGTACTGCAAGAACTTTTTCCCGAAAAAAAGATTGTCCGCGCCGATAGAGACTCCATTGAAAATCGTGCTGACATGGAAGAATTTATCAAAACCGCCGAAGCCCACGAAGCCCACATTCTGATCGGAACACAAATGATTGCTAAGGGTTTGGACTTTCCCAAGCTGGCTTTTGTGGGAGTGATTCTTGCCGACGTGGGACTAAATATTCCTGACTTTCGCGCTAGCGAAAGAGTCTTTCAACTGATCACTCAAGTCAGTGGCCGTGCAGGACGACGCAAAGAGCTGGATGGAGAAGTCTTAGTTCAAAGCTTTTCTCCAGAGCACTCGGTCTTTAAGTGGGCGCAAGAAAGTTCCTTTGAAGGATTTTCCCAAGAAGAACTGACGGAAAGAAATTTGTTTTTATACCCTCCTTTTTCTAGACTCTCATGCTTACGAGTACAGACGGCAGAAAAAGAAACAGGGCTTCTTGCGTGTCAATGGGTTTCACAAAAAATCGAAGCCCTTAAACAAAAGCATCCTGAATATACAACCTTAGAAATTTTAGGCCCCACACCCGCACCCATTCAAAAAATTAAAAACCAATATCGCCACCTGTTCTTATTAAAATCCTCAAAACCGCTGTTGGCACAAAAACTTTTTGCTCAGTTGACACACACCTCTGATGGCTTACCCGCTAAAACAAAGTTATCTTTGGACGTTGACCCCTTAAACATGCTTTAA
- the pyrH gene encoding UMP kinase, which produces MAANKIKYKRILLKLSGEALAGDQKFGINTDILTKMAEDIQEAISLGVEIGIVIGGGNIFRGVAASAKGMDRASSDYMGMLATCINALALQDALEKAGVDTRVQSAIKMDEIAESYIRRRAIRHLEKQRVVIFAAGTGNPYFTTDTAASLRAMEIDAEVLLKATKVNGIYDKDPELHKDAVMFNEISYIDVLNKGLKVMDATAVSLCMDNSLPMITFNLFEKGSIARVIKGDKIGTLIN; this is translated from the coding sequence ATGGCTGCAAATAAAATTAAATATAAACGAATTCTGTTAAAACTTTCTGGCGAAGCTCTTGCTGGTGATCAAAAATTCGGAATCAACACAGACATCTTAACAAAAATGGCTGAAGACATTCAAGAGGCCATCAGTCTCGGTGTCGAAATCGGAATTGTCATCGGCGGAGGAAATATCTTCCGTGGAGTTGCCGCTTCCGCAAAGGGCATGGATAGAGCCAGCTCTGATTATATGGGAATGCTGGCCACATGTATCAATGCCCTCGCCTTACAGGACGCTTTAGAAAAAGCGGGAGTTGACACGCGCGTTCAATCCGCCATCAAAATGGACGAAATTGCAGAATCTTATATTCGCCGTCGTGCAATCAGGCACCTAGAAAAGCAACGCGTGGTCATCTTTGCCGCAGGTACTGGAAACCCTTATTTTACCACCGACACCGCCGCATCTTTAAGAGCTATGGAAATCGACGCTGAGGTTCTTTTAAAAGCCACAAAGGTCAACGGTATCTACGATAAAGACCCTGAGCTTCATAAAGACGCCGTTATGTTTAATGAGATCAGCTATATTGATGTGTTAAACAAAGGACTTAAGGTTATGGATGCCACTGCTGTCAGTCTCTGTATGGACAACAGCCTGCCCATGATCACTTTTAATTTATTTGAAAAGGGCAGCATTGCCCGCGTGATAAAAGGTGATAAGATTGGAACTCTTATCAACTAA
- a CDS encoding phosphatidate cytidylyltransferase: MTNFLLRAFSALIALIVLVTTLSLFGLNGAIVLITLVAPIIASEISGLFSTSKVQAASFALLSATSLLLHFFYSEFFNSYLIFFLAFALVPWINRNKSITESYQTLTALFYACFYSFIAPVYIFSIMSFGEETYFKEFYFLILLVFGADTVAYLCGKTLGRRFFQAKFQPLISPSKTLEGLVGALIWPFLLCGVLQYFDLAQFPLIVWGILALTNFVAISGDLVVSLMKRNFNKKDTSQLMPGHGGLLDRTDSLLLSAPFFYWSLSYWSF, from the coding sequence ATGACCAACTTCCTTTTACGGGCCTTTTCCGCACTGATCGCGCTGATCGTACTTGTAACCACATTATCTCTATTTGGTCTTAATGGAGCCATTGTTTTAATCACACTGGTTGCCCCTATCATCGCCTCAGAAATCTCTGGTTTATTTTCGACCAGCAAAGTTCAAGCAGCCAGCTTTGCACTGCTTTCTGCTACAAGTTTACTGCTCCATTTTTTTTACTCAGAGTTTTTTAATAGTTATCTTATTTTCTTTTTAGCCTTTGCTTTAGTACCATGGATTAACCGAAATAAATCCATTACAGAAAGCTATCAAACACTGACGGCCTTATTCTATGCCTGTTTTTATAGTTTCATTGCTCCTGTTTATATTTTCTCGATCATGAGTTTTGGCGAAGAGACCTATTTCAAAGAATTTTATTTTTTGATCCTTTTAGTTTTTGGCGCAGACACGGTGGCTTATCTATGCGGTAAGACCTTGGGAAGACGCTTTTTTCAAGCCAAGTTCCAACCCTTGATCAGCCCCTCTAAAACCCTTGAAGGCCTTGTAGGTGCACTGATTTGGCCTTTCTTACTGTGTGGTGTACTGCAATACTTTGATCTTGCCCAATTCCCGCTTATTGTATGGGGAATTTTAGCCCTCACTAACTTTGTCGCCATCAGTGGTGACCTTGTCGTCTCTTTGATGAAACGTAACTTCAATAAAAAAGACACCAGCCAGCTGATGCCTGGACATGGTGGTCTGTTAGACCGCACGGACAGCCTTTTACTGAGTGCCCCATTTTTTTATTGGAGCCTATCTTACTGGTCCTTTTAG
- the rpsB gene encoding 30S ribosomal protein S2, producing the protein METQTSAPSVTLKSMLDAGVHFGHQTQRWNPKMKPYVFTARGGIHIIDLQKSLELAKAAAQAVEKIAAQGGKMIFVGTKKQAMEPIKEAAARSGQYYVTKRWLGGMLTNFSTIKNSIDRMRKIEKMKETGEISYFSKKEQAKIEKEYVRLVDFLDGIRDMKESPSCMFVVDITKEHIAVAEAKKLGIPIVAIADTNSDPEAIDYPIPGNDDAIRSIKLFCDLMSDSFMKGAKEWEKTASLRKDKEEAVAQAVEVKVETKEEPKAAAAGGPSVVKVSKRKLVAAGTADEVEIEEEVSRGETNEFVNNNNDDNAE; encoded by the coding sequence ATGGAAACTCAAACTAGCGCGCCAAGCGTGACTCTTAAAAGTATGCTCGATGCAGGCGTACACTTCGGACACCAAACTCAAAGATGGAACCCTAAAATGAAACCTTACGTGTTTACTGCACGTGGTGGGATTCACATCATTGATCTACAAAAATCTTTAGAGCTAGCAAAGGCTGCCGCTCAAGCTGTAGAAAAGATTGCGGCTCAAGGCGGAAAGATGATCTTTGTAGGCACAAAAAAACAAGCTATGGAACCCATCAAAGAAGCCGCTGCCCGTTCGGGTCAATATTATGTGACTAAACGTTGGTTGGGTGGAATGCTCACAAACTTTTCTACAATCAAAAACAGTATTGATCGCATGAGAAAGATCGAAAAAATGAAAGAGACTGGCGAGATCTCTTACTTCTCGAAAAAAGAACAAGCTAAAATCGAAAAAGAATATGTACGCCTTGTGGATTTTTTAGATGGTATTCGTGACATGAAAGAATCTCCATCTTGCATGTTCGTTGTAGACATCACTAAAGAACACATCGCTGTTGCTGAAGCTAAGAAACTGGGAATCCCCATTGTTGCTATTGCCGATACAAACTCTGATCCTGAAGCCATCGACTATCCTATCCCAGGAAACGACGACGCCATCAGATCTATTAAACTTTTCTGTGACCTTATGAGTGATTCTTTCATGAAAGGCGCAAAAGAATGGGAAAAAACAGCTAGCTTAAGAAAAGATAAAGAAGAAGCTGTGGCTCAAGCTGTAGAAGTAAAAGTAGAAACTAAAGAAGAACCTAAGGCTGCTGCTGCGGGTGGACCTTCTGTGGTTAAAGTTTCTAAACGTAAGCTAGTGGCTGCGGGTACAGCTGATGAAGTTGAAATCGAAGAAGAAGTTTCACGCGGTGAAACTAACGAATTCGTAAACAACAATAATGATGACAATGCTGAGTAA
- the frr gene encoding ribosome recycling factor produces the protein MEHSTVKANAEKSMQQALHALTDELQKVRTGRANVSMLDGVRVIYYGNPSPLNQVASVSCPDAKSFLIAPWEVSILKDIEGALIKANLGMAPQNDGKVIRLKVPELTEERRKDLVKSVKKIAEDARVAIRMGRRDANEAYKKALKDKAISEDEQKKYSDEIQTLTDNFIKKVDEVAAQKEADLLKV, from the coding sequence ATGGAACACAGTACAGTAAAGGCTAATGCCGAAAAATCAATGCAACAAGCCCTTCATGCACTTACCGATGAACTGCAAAAAGTTCGCACGGGCCGAGCCAATGTGAGTATGTTAGATGGCGTACGCGTGATCTACTACGGAAACCCCAGTCCATTAAATCAAGTGGCAAGTGTCTCTTGCCCTGATGCAAAGTCATTTCTTATTGCTCCTTGGGAAGTGAGCATTCTAAAAGATATCGAAGGTGCACTGATCAAAGCTAATTTGGGTATGGCTCCTCAAAATGACGGCAAAGTCATTCGTCTTAAAGTGCCCGAACTTACAGAAGAGCGCAGAAAAGACCTTGTAAAAAGTGTCAAAAAGATCGCTGAAGATGCTCGAGTAGCCATTCGTATGGGCCGTCGTGACGCCAATGAGGCTTATAAAAAAGCTTTAAAAGACAAAGCCATCAGTGAAGATGAACAAAAAAAATACTCCGATGAAATTCAGACTCTTACCGATAACTTTATTAAAAAAGTGGATGAAGTTGCTGCCCAAAAAGAAGCCGATCTTCTGAAAGTTTAA
- a CDS encoding NAD(P)-binding protein, producing MAKIKKKYDAVVFGGGFSGLLAAQILRAKNKSFLLVEPSDKLGGRLTAWTAQENKLPSNPNIFALSSEFDHQLFGWLESTLDTRIVDGQFSAPASHLKDGQLKPLTGFGDKNYEALEEYNSFCLQPEKANLTQLPHIWVERLISQLQEDEYVLHSEITSVHVEGKKAQSLTLNGKTNIEFEALIWAQPPQNMLNVVGAQNLSPSDAKKLKRPTKVFDAIMLNLSHKGYTHDRLKPSDNQSSATHSPLLENWPLKAHPEVLCLYGSQDEFEPVIGTISSDSSCWMTLVPSELSLDNEFVAKVIKNMKKQIKRPFPDLFEQVSTEEKIILSENAYGYLPLKENDHGYLKDISNLFCVSSLCSPAQGLMGALDRAMKLENNL from the coding sequence ATGGCAAAAATTAAGAAGAAGTATGATGCTGTTGTTTTTGGAGGTGGCTTTTCTGGATTGCTTGCCGCCCAAATTTTAAGAGCAAAAAATAAATCCTTCTTACTTGTTGAGCCCTCTGACAAATTGGGTGGACGTTTAACAGCGTGGACAGCTCAAGAAAACAAACTCCCCTCTAACCCTAATATCTTTGCCCTATCTAGTGAATTCGACCACCAACTCTTTGGTTGGTTAGAAAGCACCTTAGACACTCGCATTGTAGACGGCCAATTCAGTGCCCCTGCGTCCCATCTTAAAGATGGACAACTTAAACCCCTTACGGGTTTTGGTGACAAAAACTACGAGGCCCTTGAAGAGTACAATTCTTTTTGTCTTCAACCTGAAAAGGCCAATTTGACTCAACTTCCCCATATTTGGGTGGAACGCCTGATCTCTCAACTGCAAGAAGACGAATATGTTTTGCACTCTGAAATCACCTCTGTGCACGTCGAAGGCAAAAAAGCCCAAAGCCTGACCCTCAACGGAAAAACCAATATTGAATTTGAAGCTTTGATCTGGGCACAGCCTCCACAAAATATGCTTAATGTCGTGGGTGCTCAAAATCTAAGCCCTTCTGATGCCAAAAAGCTCAAACGGCCAACAAAGGTCTTTGATGCGATCATGCTCAATCTCAGCCATAAAGGTTACACCCATGACCGCCTCAAGCCTTCCGATAATCAAAGCAGTGCAACACATTCCCCTTTACTTGAAAACTGGCCCCTTAAGGCTCACCCCGAGGTTCTCTGCCTGTACGGCTCACAAGATGAATTTGAACCTGTGATTGGAACTATCTCTTCTGATTCGTCTTGCTGGATGACCCTAGTCCCCTCTGAACTTTCCCTAGATAACGAGTTTGTGGCCAAAGTGATTAAAAATATGAAAAAACAAATCAAAAGGCCTTTCCCTGATCTGTTTGAACAGGTCAGCACCGAAGAGAAGATCATTTTGAGCGAAAATGCCTACGGATATCTACCACTTAAAGAGAATGACCACGGCTACCTTAAGGACATCTCGAACTTGTTTTGTGTCTCCAGTCTCTGCTCTCCCGCTCAAGGACTGATGGGGGCCTTAGACAGAGCCATGAAGCTGGAAAATAATCTGTAA
- the tsf gene encoding translation elongation factor Ts → MSITASDVKNLREMTGAGMLDCKKALEENGGNQEAAIEWLRKKGLSKAAKKADRSATEGLVQSYIHGEGRIGVLIEVNSETDFVARNEDFKAFVSDICMHIAAIGPQYVKQDEIEASVIQKEKDILKAKALEEGKKPEFIEKILEGQIKKWAAEICLMDQKFVKNQDITVEQHLTNTIARIGENLVIRRFVRYELGEGLEKKVSNFAEEVAAAQLNS, encoded by the coding sequence ATGTCTATTACCGCATCTGATGTAAAAAACTTAAGAGAAATGACTGGCGCAGGAATGCTTGATTGCAAAAAAGCACTAGAAGAAAACGGCGGAAATCAAGAAGCTGCCATCGAGTGGTTAAGAAAAAAAGGGCTTTCTAAAGCCGCAAAAAAAGCAGACCGTTCTGCAACAGAAGGTTTAGTGCAATCCTACATTCACGGCGAAGGACGCATTGGTGTTCTTATCGAAGTGAACTCTGAAACGGACTTTGTTGCCCGTAACGAAGACTTCAAAGCCTTTGTGAGCGACATTTGTATGCACATTGCCGCTATTGGACCTCAATATGTAAAACAAGATGAGATCGAGGCCTCTGTCATTCAAAAAGAAAAAGACATCCTAAAAGCCAAGGCACTTGAAGAAGGCAAAAAACCTGAATTCATCGAAAAGATTCTTGAAGGACAAATCAAAAAATGGGCTGCTGAAATTTGCTTGATGGATCAGAAATTTGTAAAAAACCAAGACATCACAGTAGAGCAACACCTTACCAATACAATTGCTCGTATCGGTGAAAACTTAGTTATCCGTCGTTTTGTGCGCTATGAATTGGGTGAAGGTTTAGAGAAAAAAGTCTCTAACTTTGCGGAGGAAGTGGCCGCAGCTCAACTGAATTCATAG
- the uppS gene encoding polyprenyl diphosphate synthase: MNGDSPSFHLTPNLKHVAIIMDGNGRWATERGLNRFKGHVKGTEIAELIIEECVRCQVPYLTMFAFSTENWSRPKREVDFLFALLEKHLNEKGNKLVEKNIRVETIGDISRLPASLQRSIQKLKEKSQPNTGLTLIFGLNYGGRNEIVRSILKVLNSPVLAEELKTTLDEKRFSELLDTASWPDPDLIIRTSGEERISNFMIWQMAYSEFYFSKLLWPDFTIEELHRAFQVYTQRQRRFGQVQDVATTATDMDAPL; this comes from the coding sequence ATGAACGGTGACTCTCCCTCATTTCATTTAACCCCTAACCTTAAGCACGTTGCGATCATTATGGATGGCAACGGCAGATGGGCTACGGAACGAGGTCTAAATAGATTTAAGGGACACGTTAAGGGAACTGAAATCGCTGAATTGATCATTGAAGAATGTGTACGCTGCCAAGTCCCCTACCTTACCATGTTTGCTTTTAGTACAGAGAATTGGTCTCGCCCAAAACGTGAAGTAGATTTTTTATTTGCTTTGCTAGAAAAGCACCTCAACGAAAAAGGTAACAAGCTGGTAGAAAAAAATATTCGAGTGGAGACTATCGGTGATATCTCTAGGCTTCCTGCATCCTTACAAAGAAGCATTCAAAAACTTAAAGAGAAAAGTCAGCCTAACACGGGTTTAACTTTGATCTTTGGCCTTAACTATGGTGGTCGTAACGAAATCGTGCGAAGCATCTTAAAGGTTTTAAATTCTCCTGTTTTAGCTGAAGAACTCAAAACCACTCTCGATGAAAAACGTTTTAGTGAACTGCTCGATACAGCCTCGTGGCCTGATCCTGATTTGATTATCCGAACAAGCGGAGAAGAAAGAATTTCTAACTTTATGATCTGGCAGATGGCCTACAGCGAATTTTACTTCTCAAAACTCTTATGGCCTGATTTTACAATTGAAGAACTGCATCGTGCATTTCAGGTTTATACCCAGAGACAACGTCGATTTGGACAGGTGCAAGACGTTGCTACAACCGCTACAGACATGGATGCTCCTTTATGA